One window from the genome of Sulfodiicoccus acidiphilus encodes:
- a CDS encoding ABC transporter permease, with protein sequence MGYRRTRFIAALAWFYGLSALKRGPIYVLSYMVSPLSLLFLIYVISRGTLVQYAVLGGLLGTVVGNSLTSIGDFAFLRLEIKLQDLVVATEAKPLDYLLGLTLGNLLFSAPGILTYIALGEVYRMFTPFNSLWTLLVVALIMMSSSSLSFLIASALKHVRYAWGLAGFLSVAFTIIPPLYYPASVLSSSMVDALMVIPSTPASLALQSQFGLWGGSYVLPTLILFLEAVVYPVLAVRFSRWREV encoded by the coding sequence ATGGGCTACAGGAGAACTAGGTTTATCGCGGCCTTGGCCTGGTTCTACGGCCTCTCTGCTTTGAAAAGAGGACCAATCTACGTCCTCTCCTATATGGTCAGCCCGTTGTCTTTGCTCTTCCTCATCTACGTGATCTCCCGTGGTACTTTAGTTCAGTATGCGGTACTAGGAGGGCTCCTAGGCACTGTGGTCGGAAACTCGTTGACCTCTATAGGGGACTTCGCCTTCCTCAGGTTAGAGATAAAGCTCCAAGATCTTGTGGTCGCCACCGAAGCGAAGCCCTTAGATTACCTCTTAGGTTTGACTCTAGGTAACCTGTTGTTCTCGGCACCAGGCATTCTAACCTACATAGCTTTGGGAGAGGTGTATCGCATGTTCACTCCTTTCAATTCCCTGTGGACGTTGCTCGTAGTAGCTCTAATAATGATGTCCTCCTCGTCCCTTTCCTTCCTCATAGCCTCAGCTCTTAAACATGTGAGGTATGCGTGGGGACTTGCGGGGTTCCTCTCAGTTGCTTTCACTATAATTCCTCCTCTCTATTATCCCGCTTCTGTCCTCTCGTCGTCTATGGTAGACGCTCTCATGGTAATCCCCTCGACCCCCGCATCATTGGCACTCCAATCCCAGTTTGGACTATGGGGAGGAAGCTACGTCCTACCTACCTTGATATTGTT
- a CDS encoding MFS transporter: MPRREVLLLALAFGLPSICISANNVAVPLFFYSKGLSPLLIGELYSLGYFVNSTLVYIFSVIGDAWGRRKATIVLNSIYVASLLTFYYFRVYYLFAVFFTFTTGGNITALLAEKADDSTSAFSLASSVAISLGVIGYLISGLLPYSTVFLIEVFVLLSSLLLYVYVKENYSGTGRLEFNVPSLRKVSKFTFQWVIGFGAGLVLPLFSLWWHLRFSLDRETISLISIISSLVVAGTLQLAPFIRKKFGGARAVAIMFGFQTLATVLLPFSPIVPIAVVLYLTRNVLSNLSNPIILNMLTNSVRKEEIARADSFLSAVNSYIRTAGPSVSGYLFSEGNFYLSFELLGLIYTSSLIMFIFLFRSEITK, encoded by the coding sequence GTGCCAAGGCGAGAGGTACTTCTCCTCGCGCTAGCTTTTGGACTCCCATCCATATGCATAAGCGCCAATAACGTTGCAGTGCCACTGTTTTTCTACTCTAAAGGACTTTCCCCACTCCTAATCGGCGAGTTGTACTCCCTAGGCTACTTTGTTAACTCTACGCTAGTTTACATCTTCTCAGTCATAGGAGATGCCTGGGGAAGAAGAAAGGCAACAATAGTCCTTAACTCGATATATGTAGCTTCTCTCCTCACCTTTTACTACTTTCGAGTTTACTACCTTTTCGCCGTATTCTTTACGTTCACTACAGGCGGAAATATAACCGCCTTGTTGGCGGAGAAGGCCGATGACAGCACCAGCGCCTTCAGTCTGGCCTCTAGCGTGGCCATCTCCCTTGGTGTGATAGGTTACTTGATCTCTGGGTTGCTCCCCTACTCCACAGTTTTCCTAATTGAGGTCTTCGTGCTACTCTCTTCTCTGCTCCTTTACGTCTACGTAAAAGAGAACTATTCCGGCACCGGTAGGCTGGAATTTAACGTACCTTCCCTCAGGAAGGTCTCCAAGTTCACCTTCCAGTGGGTAATAGGTTTTGGAGCTGGGTTAGTCCTTCCCCTCTTTTCGCTCTGGTGGCACCTCAGGTTCAGTCTAGACCGCGAGACTATATCATTGATTTCCATTATATCTTCGCTGGTGGTTGCGGGCACCCTGCAGTTAGCACCATTCATCAGGAAAAAGTTCGGTGGAGCGAGGGCTGTCGCTATTATGTTTGGCTTTCAGACACTAGCCACGGTTCTCCTGCCGTTTTCTCCCATCGTTCCGATTGCCGTGGTACTTTACTTGACTAGGAACGTCCTGTCGAACCTCTCCAACCCCATCATACTTAACATGCTCACCAATTCGGTGAGGAAGGAGGAAATAGCGAGGGCCGATAGCTTCCTCAGTGCGGTGAACTCCTACATAAGGACGGCTGGGCCATCTGTCTCGGGATACCTGTTCTCAGAAGGCAACTTCTATCTCTCTTTCGAACTCCTTGGTTTAATATATACTTCTTCGCTTATCATGTTCATCTTTCTATTCAGATCTGAAATAACTAAATAA
- a CDS encoding RidA family protein, whose amino-acid sequence MKKVVRTTQAPTPIGPYSQAVDVGETLFISGQIPVDPSTNELVRGGIREQTERVMENLKAVLDEAGLALEDVVMTFVYLVDLKDFNDYNEVYGKYFKQPPARVTVQVSALPRGAKIEVAAIAHRS is encoded by the coding sequence ATGAAGAAGGTCGTGAGAACTACTCAGGCCCCAACACCTATAGGTCCATACTCTCAAGCCGTGGATGTCGGGGAGACACTCTTTATCTCTGGTCAGATACCAGTGGATCCCTCCACTAACGAGTTGGTGAGGGGAGGAATAAGGGAGCAGACAGAGAGAGTGATGGAGAACCTGAAGGCAGTCTTGGATGAGGCTGGGCTGGCTCTAGAGGACGTAGTAATGACTTTCGTGTACCTAGTAGATTTGAAGGATTTCAATGATTACAATGAGGTTTACGGAAAATACTTTAAACAACCTCCAGCTAGAGTTACGGTGCAAGTTTCAGCCCTCCCCAGAGGGGCCAAAATAGAGGTAGCCGCTATAGCTCATAGGTCGTAG
- a CDS encoding CBS domain-containing protein yields MKIATLMIPDPPLSRPEELVGQALRKVRDRGIGRVIVADEVVRGVVSTRDLISFFITQCYSGCREAEVSSLASTKISNVMNRDPITVSPDDELMDALTIMVARNFGSLPVADKERRPRGLVTERELLLAYKELPSTGPVWKFMSRRVNVVSDDEPLMDAAGRMVRRGFRRLPVLSNGKVIGMLTAADVLRSLAESVINNSPKNILTARVRDVMNRRVITVDPDIDLRDAASILVQKKIGSLLVVSSGELQGIITERDMLLALHYQMHLRTTGEKE; encoded by the coding sequence ATGAAGATCGCTACACTCATGATTCCAGATCCTCCGCTGTCGAGGCCTGAGGAGCTCGTGGGTCAGGCCCTACGTAAGGTCAGGGACAGGGGAATAGGGCGAGTCATAGTAGCAGACGAAGTGGTGAGGGGGGTCGTATCAACGCGAGACCTAATATCCTTCTTCATAACTCAATGTTACAGTGGGTGTCGAGAGGCTGAGGTGTCATCGCTGGCGTCAACTAAGATCTCTAATGTAATGAACAGGGATCCCATCACTGTGAGTCCTGACGACGAACTAATGGATGCCTTGACCATAATGGTGGCTCGTAACTTCGGTTCCCTTCCTGTGGCAGACAAGGAGAGGAGGCCACGTGGATTAGTAACTGAGAGGGAGCTCTTGCTGGCTTACAAGGAACTCCCTAGTACCGGTCCGGTCTGGAAGTTCATGTCAAGGAGAGTCAACGTGGTCAGCGATGATGAACCGCTGATGGACGCAGCAGGAAGGATGGTAAGGAGGGGTTTCAGGAGACTTCCGGTTCTAAGTAATGGGAAGGTAATAGGAATGCTGACGGCAGCGGACGTGCTTAGGTCCCTAGCAGAGTCTGTGATTAATAATTCCCCCAAGAATATATTAACAGCACGTGTTCGAGACGTAATGAACCGGAGGGTGATCACAGTTGATCCAGACATCGACTTGAGGGATGCTGCGTCGATCCTCGTTCAGAAAAAGATAGGTTCGCTCTTGGTCGTGAGTTCTGGGGAGCTTCAAGGAATAATAACTGAGCGGGACATGTTGCTCGCTCTACATTACCAGATGCATCTTAGAACCACTGGAGAAAAGGAGTGA
- a CDS encoding MFS transporter — translation MAKLRTYAVLQTLASSLTQPFVNFLAALLGVDGIDLGIIATANTFFSSISQLALSSIKTSPKKLILLADVSVGILWYLMVAIGINYPAAYVGIYIAISCLSGMSTFGWLIVLERFSIGARGKRLAEYGFYSSIGGLIATLVTGLLVGSNYSNFAPVFLASGSIYLTNGLLTLRWEEVAEARPSKPSLPKVWKFLGITAAFNATWAFAWPLFPLAQVYVYHMNALQVGLTSVIAGCSTLILQRRIGALVDRYRKFMMFLGRLGLVTFPLAYALGTSVYDIYGAQIVSGFTGSISSTAYYSYLFDKVEDKRRGIAFYNAFSGVGALAGGILGGLMATLLAPLGQTFSLRLLLLSAALGRLAASTLYLFLDDARSSAPPPSRAEAVARHH, via the coding sequence GTGGCTAAACTAAGGACGTATGCCGTGTTACAGACCTTGGCGTCAAGTCTGACTCAACCCTTCGTTAACTTCCTAGCTGCTTTATTGGGTGTAGACGGAATAGATCTCGGAATAATAGCCACCGCTAACACCTTCTTCTCTTCTATCTCACAACTTGCACTGTCCTCCATAAAGACCTCCCCCAAGAAACTGATCCTCCTAGCCGACGTCTCAGTCGGGATATTGTGGTACCTCATGGTAGCTATAGGAATCAATTACCCGGCGGCATACGTTGGGATCTACATCGCCATTTCCTGCCTATCTGGGATGTCCACATTCGGCTGGCTCATAGTCCTTGAGAGGTTCAGCATTGGAGCCAGAGGAAAGCGTTTGGCCGAGTACGGTTTCTACTCCTCCATCGGGGGGTTGATCGCCACCTTGGTCACGGGCTTGCTAGTTGGCTCAAATTACTCTAACTTCGCGCCAGTATTCCTAGCATCGGGCTCCATATACCTAACTAATGGTCTGCTAACCCTGAGATGGGAGGAAGTAGCCGAAGCCAGGCCCTCCAAACCCTCCCTCCCTAAAGTATGGAAGTTCCTTGGTATCACCGCCGCGTTTAACGCAACTTGGGCCTTTGCATGGCCTCTCTTCCCCTTAGCACAGGTGTATGTGTATCACATGAACGCTTTGCAGGTTGGCCTCACCTCTGTTATAGCTGGTTGTTCTACGCTCATCCTCCAGAGGAGAATAGGGGCTTTAGTCGACAGGTACAGGAAGTTCATGATGTTCCTCGGGAGACTCGGCCTCGTTACTTTCCCCCTAGCTTACGCGCTTGGCACCTCGGTTTACGACATATACGGAGCGCAGATCGTGTCCGGCTTCACTGGTTCCATATCCTCCACAGCATATTACTCATATCTGTTCGACAAGGTAGAGGATAAGAGAAGGGGTATAGCCTTTTACAACGCGTTCTCAGGTGTAGGTGCCTTGGCTGGAGGGATCTTGGGAGGGCTCATGGCCACCCTCCTGGCGCCCCTGGGGCAGACCTTCTCCTTGAGGTTGTTACTCTTAAGTGCAGCTCTAGGGAGATTGGCTGCTTCCACCCTCTATCTCTTTCTGGACGACGCTAGGAGCTCGGCTCCTCCCCCTTCGAGAGCAGAGGCAGTGGCCAGGCATCATTGA
- a CDS encoding TldD/PmbA family protein produces the protein MSTLEAALLKAEKWGAQYAEVRFHKNFSSQLIMLNGNIISNEQDSSSGYSLRTYREGHLDFYSDDTSPPEPTSTPIGRGWEVGVDLHGEVGNVEFSYEGRQSFREVDLAEKLELLKGIFDQARALKLNSKLERLTLNYWEGVEEKEVVNSIGLRLRSRVGRVGLWYSFTLKEGDKYITASVEEFGNSGGFEKVKEWRAMEAIAERIRSVDDLVSRGKAPSPGKKDVIVSGMIAGIIAHESGGHPFEADRVLGREAAQAGRSYLNKDWIGRRMGTRVLNLVDDPTLEGSMGFYIVDDEGVRARRKFLIKDGVVNELLHNRFTASRWETRSNGSSRAMDYESEPIIRMSNTFFLPGNAKFEELLEDVEDGVFLKSYMEWNIDDTRWGQRYVGLEAYEVRRGELGDPLKFPVLESTTGEIYSSVDMVDDTLTFYPGTCGKGEPSQGVPVWLGGPDMRMRGVRVKVLE, from the coding sequence ATGTCCACTCTCGAGGCTGCTCTACTGAAGGCAGAGAAGTGGGGTGCTCAATACGCCGAGGTGAGGTTCCACAAGAACTTCAGTTCTCAGCTAATTATGCTCAACGGCAACATAATAAGCAACGAACAGGACTCCTCATCTGGCTACTCTCTAAGGACGTATAGAGAGGGACACCTAGACTTCTATTCCGACGACACTAGCCCTCCAGAGCCGACTTCTACACCGATAGGTAGGGGTTGGGAAGTAGGTGTGGACTTGCATGGCGAAGTGGGAAATGTCGAGTTCTCCTACGAGGGGAGGCAAAGCTTCAGAGAAGTGGACCTCGCGGAGAAGCTAGAGCTGTTGAAGGGGATCTTCGATCAGGCGAGGGCACTAAAGTTGAACAGCAAGTTGGAGAGATTGACGTTGAACTACTGGGAGGGAGTGGAGGAGAAAGAGGTGGTGAACTCTATTGGGCTGAGGCTTCGCTCTAGGGTGGGCAGAGTTGGACTATGGTACTCTTTCACGCTTAAGGAGGGAGACAAATACATTACGGCCTCCGTAGAGGAATTCGGAAACTCTGGGGGATTCGAGAAGGTGAAAGAATGGAGGGCCATGGAAGCCATAGCTGAAAGGATCAGATCGGTAGACGATTTAGTAAGTAGAGGGAAGGCTCCCAGCCCAGGAAAGAAAGACGTCATAGTGAGCGGCATGATAGCTGGAATAATAGCCCACGAGTCTGGAGGTCATCCCTTCGAGGCAGATAGAGTTCTGGGAAGGGAGGCGGCACAGGCGGGGAGAAGTTACCTAAACAAGGATTGGATAGGAAGGCGTATGGGAACACGGGTCCTGAACCTAGTGGACGATCCTACATTGGAAGGTAGCATGGGGTTTTATATCGTGGACGACGAAGGGGTGAGAGCCAGGAGGAAGTTCCTGATAAAGGATGGAGTAGTCAACGAGCTCCTCCATAACAGGTTCACTGCTTCGCGTTGGGAAACCAGAAGCAACGGCTCTTCTAGGGCGATGGACTACGAGTCTGAACCTATAATAAGGATGTCAAACACGTTCTTCCTACCAGGTAATGCTAAGTTCGAGGAACTCCTCGAGGACGTGGAGGACGGTGTATTCTTGAAGTCGTACATGGAGTGGAACATTGACGATACGAGGTGGGGACAGAGGTACGTAGGACTTGAGGCCTACGAGGTGAGAAGGGGTGAGTTAGGAGACCCACTTAAGTTCCCGGTGCTCGAGTCCACCACAGGTGAGATATACTCGTCAGTAGACATGGTTGACGATACCCTGACTTTCTATCCAGGAACGTGTGGGAAGGGAGAACCAAGCCAGGGGGTTCCAGTGTGGCTTGGAGGGCCAGACATGAGAATGAGGGGCGTGAGAGTGAAGGTGTTGGAGTGA
- a CDS encoding TldD/PmbA family protein — MEEQFKSVDSYAVLTFEYKRTMVKFASNAITVTQRWKSKAYSVVLTSGDRTAIAGGRGSVSDALEEARRKLQYSQTPFPVVFPKDERKVVKRITNGEVEGAVKDPSKVVEHVLNSFEVDTYGTIDIALMSRKLKTSGGFEGEEENANVTAYFRAFKGENSGSWAWSGNSIDYVKLRDTVRRATRYAELSGEVKIEDGRYNVVLSPLVFSNLIGIVAWMSSAMSLEVGSSIFLGKRPGDAVASERLSLVDSPRSTYFGTWEFDDEGVDTYNKPIIERGKLETFLYNRALAEKAKRKSTGNAGWVFPRPWSLEVGEGDVGEESLYSGASLLFNNNWYTRMQNYVEGTFSTVGRDAIIVLKDGREVGIARRLRIADSLRNLLLNVESLSKTRYPIRWWEVETPTVSPFALVRGLRISRAS, encoded by the coding sequence ATGGAGGAACAGTTTAAGAGCGTAGACAGTTACGCCGTTCTCACCTTCGAGTATAAAAGGACAATGGTGAAGTTCGCCTCCAACGCTATCACGGTGACCCAGCGATGGAAGTCCAAGGCTTACAGCGTCGTGCTAACTTCCGGTGACAGGACAGCGATAGCCGGAGGAAGAGGGAGCGTAAGCGACGCACTGGAGGAGGCGAGGAGGAAGTTACAATACTCCCAGACTCCTTTCCCAGTTGTCTTTCCTAAGGACGAAAGGAAAGTCGTCAAGAGGATCACAAATGGCGAAGTGGAGGGGGCCGTGAAGGATCCCTCCAAAGTAGTGGAACACGTACTCAACTCCTTCGAAGTGGACACGTACGGTACCATAGACATAGCCCTAATGAGTAGGAAGCTTAAGACGTCTGGAGGATTCGAGGGGGAGGAAGAGAACGCGAATGTGACGGCATACTTTAGAGCCTTTAAGGGGGAGAACAGCGGGAGTTGGGCTTGGTCTGGGAATTCGATAGATTACGTTAAGCTAAGGGATACCGTGCGCAGGGCCACGCGATACGCCGAGCTGAGCGGTGAAGTGAAGATAGAAGACGGACGGTACAACGTGGTGCTGTCTCCCTTAGTCTTCTCGAACCTGATAGGGATCGTGGCCTGGATGTCGTCTGCTATGTCCTTAGAAGTGGGAAGCTCCATTTTTCTAGGGAAAAGACCGGGCGATGCAGTGGCCTCAGAGAGACTATCCCTAGTTGACTCTCCCAGATCAACCTATTTCGGGACGTGGGAATTCGACGACGAAGGAGTAGATACTTACAATAAACCCATAATAGAACGGGGAAAGCTCGAGACCTTCCTGTACAATAGGGCCTTAGCAGAGAAGGCCAAGAGGAAGAGTACTGGGAACGCTGGATGGGTGTTCCCAAGGCCGTGGAGTCTGGAGGTGGGAGAGGGTGATGTAGGAGAAGAATCCCTCTATTCTGGAGCCTCTCTGCTCTTCAACAACAATTGGTACACTAGAATGCAGAACTACGTTGAGGGTACGTTCTCGACCGTCGGAAGGGATGCCATAATCGTGTTAAAGGATGGAAGGGAAGTAGGGATAGCTAGGAGATTGAGAATAGCTGACAGTCTTAGGAACTTGTTATTGAACGTGGAATCTCTCTCGAAGACGAGGTATCCCATAAGGTGGTGGGAGGTAGAGACGCCGACTGTAAGTCCCTTTGCCCTAGTGAGAGGACTACGAATATCCAGGGCCTCTTAG
- a CDS encoding FAD/NAD(P)-binding oxidoreductase, translating into MNVLVLGAGYAGVNAYYALRGKATLITDSSTFKFYTAYLRNLLRVTPYISKLPKGAVIERINDLDLKGKWIIVGGRKVQADKMVIALGCRRPRLDQLLRELRSSNRPSLGVEYNYDEYIAIQALLYLRQRGLEVKYCGSPLSWLGEEVSKVVDDSLSEVGVRVGESCEFQLTAPEPHELIGRFLSPGPSLEVEPGVYVAGDLLEGPKLGELAMRMGTVAGLNASGRAKVLKPIFINILDFGKFGLHIRSDVPWGGTYVSVKKSPIRRLMKRFIEKYYLWRKGRMGILSFL; encoded by the coding sequence TTGAATGTGCTCGTACTTGGAGCCGGATACGCTGGAGTCAACGCGTATTACGCGCTCAGGGGAAAGGCCACCTTGATTACCGACTCTTCCACATTCAAGTTCTACACAGCCTACCTGCGGAACTTATTAAGGGTCACCCCTTACATTTCGAAGCTTCCGAAGGGAGCAGTGATTGAGCGCATCAATGACTTGGACCTCAAGGGGAAGTGGATTATTGTGGGAGGAAGAAAAGTCCAAGCAGACAAGATGGTTATTGCACTAGGCTGTCGCAGGCCTAGACTAGATCAGTTGCTGCGTGAATTGAGGTCCTCTAACAGGCCGTCGTTAGGAGTTGAGTACAATTACGATGAATACATTGCTATTCAGGCCCTATTGTACCTCAGACAGAGGGGTCTCGAGGTCAAGTACTGTGGAAGTCCACTTTCGTGGTTAGGAGAGGAGGTCTCAAAGGTAGTAGACGATTCCCTTAGTGAAGTAGGAGTCAGGGTTGGTGAGTCCTGCGAGTTCCAGTTAACGGCCCCTGAACCCCACGAGCTGATCGGTCGTTTCCTCTCGCCCGGCCCGTCTCTAGAGGTGGAACCAGGGGTCTACGTAGCAGGTGACCTCTTGGAAGGCCCTAAGTTGGGGGAGCTAGCAATGAGAATGGGGACAGTCGCTGGCCTCAACGCCAGTGGAAGGGCGAAGGTCCTGAAGCCTATATTTATCAACATACTTGACTTCGGAAAGTTCGGACTTCACATTAGGAGCGACGTCCCCTGGGGAGGAACCTACGTAAGTGTCAAGAAGTCCCCGATTAGGAGACTGATGAAGAGGTTCATTGAGAAGTACTACCTATGGAGGAAGGGTAGGATGGGCATCCTCTCGTTCCTCTAA
- a CDS encoding type II/IV secretion system ATPase subunit translates to MLEEYNVAGATVRIIEGEDGGRYEVIEPEPTQDERRTEEEIMKEIYLSSEEDVEEAMMKAVAKRANSPESAERILYDLKRRTLYGRITVPMLDPDVEEIECSGPSRPVTVIHRRYSQMRRLTTNLVFPDDIEVLKLIERAAGRVDRSVSIAKPYIEISLPEGHRLSATISSEISIPGTTFDVRKFPQEPVSASRLIKEGTITPLQAAYLWYLMEFRPFIIVLGATGSGKTTLLNGLLNLLDPRMKIVTIEETPELNLRTKNWVRLIARMGSTEYKVDLSDLARLSLRYRPDYMVIGEVRGREIEALVHASASGHGSLTTFHGARPTDAVTRILDLLDREVATLFLQNIWVMPVMAPSSSGERRLSKVYEAVRRKGKVRFVEVLRHPLIGGIEDPSVLVEKSPRLRSLVKDFDLREAEVTEELKTRSSILSSMVSQNLLDQDSLSTGLLRELGRRKGEAKVHGTI, encoded by the coding sequence TTGCTAGAGGAATATAACGTGGCCGGAGCCACGGTGCGAATAATTGAGGGAGAGGATGGTGGCAGATACGAGGTGATAGAGCCAGAACCAACGCAAGACGAGAGAAGGACAGAGGAAGAGATAATGAAGGAAATTTACTTGTCCTCAGAGGAAGACGTAGAGGAGGCCATGATGAAGGCCGTGGCCAAAAGAGCCAACAGCCCGGAGTCAGCCGAGAGGATTCTCTACGACCTAAAGAGAAGGACCCTCTATGGTAGGATCACTGTTCCAATGCTTGATCCAGATGTCGAAGAAATCGAGTGTTCCGGCCCAAGCAGGCCAGTCACGGTAATCCACAGGAGGTACTCGCAGATGAGGAGATTGACAACCAACCTGGTGTTCCCAGATGATATAGAGGTATTGAAATTAATAGAGAGGGCAGCGGGGAGAGTTGACAGAAGCGTCTCCATAGCCAAACCATACATCGAGATCTCCCTTCCTGAGGGACATCGTCTGAGTGCTACGATTTCATCCGAGATCTCGATTCCTGGAACGACGTTCGATGTGAGAAAATTTCCACAAGAGCCAGTCAGCGCCTCAAGGTTGATCAAAGAAGGCACCATTACTCCGCTCCAAGCTGCGTATCTGTGGTACCTCATGGAATTCAGGCCATTCATCATTGTGCTCGGAGCGACTGGAAGTGGTAAAACGACTCTGCTGAACGGTCTGCTGAACTTGCTCGATCCAAGAATGAAAATAGTAACTATCGAGGAAACCCCAGAGCTCAATTTACGAACTAAGAACTGGGTCAGGCTCATAGCAAGGATGGGCTCGACGGAGTACAAGGTCGACCTATCGGATCTGGCTAGGCTCTCTCTCCGTTACAGGCCAGACTATATGGTGATAGGTGAAGTCAGGGGTAGGGAAATAGAGGCTCTAGTTCACGCCTCAGCGTCTGGTCACGGTTCCCTGACTACCTTCCACGGAGCTAGGCCCACTGACGCCGTCACCAGAATTCTTGATTTGTTAGATAGAGAAGTGGCAACACTCTTCCTTCAGAACATTTGGGTCATGCCAGTTATGGCCCCATCTTCTTCAGGAGAAAGGAGATTATCTAAAGTGTATGAAGCCGTCAGAAGAAAAGGAAAGGTGAGGTTCGTCGAGGTCCTTAGGCACCCCCTAATTGGGGGAATAGAGGATCCCTCAGTTTTAGTGGAGAAGTCGCCTCGTCTCAGGTCATTAGTCAAAGATTTTGACCTCAGAGAAGCGGAGGTGACAGAGGAACTGAAGACAAGATCCTCCATTCTTTCATCGATGGTGTCTCAGAACCTCCTAGACCAGGACTCATTGTCAACGGGGCTTCTGAGGGAATTGGGGAGGAGGAAGGGTGAAGCTAAAGTCCACGGAACTATTTAA
- the upsF gene encoding membrane pilin protein UpsF gives MKLKSTELFKGKVSFYLELLGEDAEKLRKVENILLFATLPLALTISLASVWNPYFLVCLAIPVLLYFYIPIYLWAKTVELKSRLAVEVPYFAILAYVNVSVGKGIVRSLSEASEFPGLRDVAREYRSVVRYAKAMRVGLQEAVARRAELHSGDALGKFFNTYLTSVRAGDEVNGLRRAVREALDELGSGFQEYVERASELVEVSFSVLLLLPALLVAFSVLSASNGMTPYIPLLTLPPIILAIEASQPKVTTLELGKRELITLVSLIPFAFPIPLYLRLYISEVSLALTCLPRYLELLRGEKLNDSMPSILRELSELHRVGYGVRYALSRASSISRGVSGTLFRKINVATKLNGELPALNSTSNAFNFAWGLIRTLDKTGGREVDWLAELSNLVWNMNSSLKKLRSRLRPFEALSLLSPFLISFTLGTMGSIVGQSADLKAAIMAYTFATTVIFSKLSKFTLVDVPTLLVSSSLALVAIQYFLPTLTHL, from the coding sequence GTGAAGCTAAAGTCCACGGAACTATTTAAGGGAAAGGTGAGCTTTTATCTAGAGCTTCTTGGAGAAGACGCGGAGAAATTAAGGAAGGTAGAGAACATTCTCCTTTTTGCGACCCTCCCTCTAGCCCTCACAATATCCCTGGCCAGTGTTTGGAATCCCTACTTTTTGGTATGCCTCGCCATCCCAGTTCTCCTTTACTTCTACATCCCTATTTACCTCTGGGCCAAGACAGTCGAACTCAAGTCGAGACTAGCAGTTGAGGTACCCTACTTCGCGATCCTCGCTTACGTGAACGTCTCTGTGGGAAAGGGAATCGTGAGGTCCCTTTCAGAGGCAAGTGAATTCCCAGGCTTAAGAGACGTCGCTAGGGAGTATAGAAGCGTGGTCAGATACGCGAAGGCCATGAGGGTGGGCCTACAAGAGGCAGTAGCCAGGAGAGCGGAATTGCATTCGGGCGACGCTCTAGGTAAGTTCTTTAACACTTACTTAACTTCAGTTAGGGCCGGAGACGAAGTTAACGGATTAAGAAGGGCGGTTAGGGAGGCGTTAGACGAATTAGGTTCAGGATTCCAGGAATACGTGGAGAGGGCCTCTGAACTCGTTGAGGTCTCCTTTTCAGTCCTACTCCTCCTTCCAGCACTACTGGTAGCTTTCTCTGTTCTTTCTGCGTCGAACGGAATGACGCCCTACATTCCTCTACTAACACTGCCACCTATTATTTTGGCTATAGAGGCTTCCCAACCCAAGGTGACTACCTTAGAACTAGGAAAAAGGGAGTTAATCACGCTAGTTTCCTTGATACCTTTTGCTTTCCCCATTCCTTTATACCTCAGACTTTACATAAGTGAAGTGTCGCTGGCCCTCACTTGTTTGCCTCGGTACTTGGAGCTGCTAAGGGGAGAGAAGCTGAACGACAGTATGCCAAGTATCCTAAGGGAACTTTCGGAACTTCACAGGGTAGGTTATGGCGTTAGATATGCGTTATCTAGAGCGTCTAGCATAAGCAGGGGAGTTAGTGGCACCTTATTTAGGAAGATTAATGTGGCCACCAAGTTGAACGGAGAACTCCCCGCTTTAAACTCCACTTCTAATGCCTTCAACTTCGCCTGGGGACTCATAAGAACGCTAGATAAGACAGGCGGAAGAGAGGTGGATTGGTTGGCTGAGCTCTCCAACCTAGTCTGGAACATGAACTCCTCTCTCAAGAAACTGAGATCGAGGCTCAGACCTTTTGAGGCCCTATCTCTGTTGTCTCCCTTCTTGATCTCCTTCACGTTGGGCACGATGGGAAGTATAGTTGGACAAAGTGCTGATCTGAAGGCCGCAATTATGGCCTATACCTTCGCTACTACGGTAATTTTCTCTAAACTATCTAAATTCACCTTAGTGGACGTTCCAACTCTACTCGTCTCATCCTCCTTAGCTTTGGTTGCTATCCAATACTTTCTCCCCACTCTGACGCATCTTTAG